One Budorcas taxicolor isolate Tak-1 chromosome 13, Takin1.1, whole genome shotgun sequence DNA window includes the following coding sequences:
- the LOC128058819 gene encoding beta-defensin 119-like: MKFLFLFLAILLAMEPVVSEEECWMKGKCRLVCKNDEDSVTRCSNRKRCCILSRYLTIVPMTIDRMLPWTTPQVTQGDS; encoded by the exons ATGAagtttctcttcctgtttcttgCCATCCTTCTGGCCATGGAACCAGTGGTATCAG AGGAAGAATGTTGGATGAAGGGAAAATGCCGGTTGGTGTGCAAAAATGATGAAGACAGTGTCACACGCTGCTCAAATCGTAAACGGTGCTGTATCCTTAGTCGTTATTTGACAATCGTACCAATGACAATTGATCGAATGCTCCCTTGGACCACTCCTCAAGTGACACAAGGAGACAGTTAA